ATAGTGGGGGAGTTCACCACGCGAAAAGGTAGGAATGGAGCGGTCTTTTATACTTTCTGCTGCTTCTAAGCCAAATTCTAGCCCACTAGAAACTTCCTGCTGCCATCCCGTCATCGGTAAATGGGCTTCTTTTTCCAGAGCGCGATTTGCTTCTGTAGAATTTGGTGTCAAATGAGAATTGGAGTTTGGCAAAGATTGTTCATTCATATTTGTAGAAAATAGAGGAGTAAAGAGTTAGGAGTTATAGAAACGCAATCTATCGGTCTCTACATTAGTTAAGAGTGAGAAATTATGAACTTAAAACTCATAACTTTGCGCCGCCTAACTCGCAAAACTATAGCCCGGTGAAGTCATAACAGATGAGTATCTGATATTAACCTCCCGGGCTTTTTTCCCGCCGTGTAACCAGTTTCTGTAAAACTGGGTGCTTCTCTTGGACCAGACGTTTAAATTATCAAATTTAAATCGGAACCCTAGAAGCTGTTTATAAGTTGTTGGTAATAGCCTGTTGAAATTTCTTCTCTATAAATATCAATAAATTATGACAAAATAAAGTATAATAGAATACAGTTTTTCTCGAATAAATCCTATTTTTCCGTAAGCCTTGACGTAAGCCAAAGTCATCAAAGGAATCGCCTAACTGTTAATTTAAATAACGATGTGGCAGCAACTGCGGTGCTTGCACCACACCCTCAATCAGAGAAACCCTGATAACAACAAATCAAAACTTAATTGACGCGGACTAGACGAATTTCTGTGCGTTGGTTGCGTGGATCGTTGACAGAAATGCCAGGTAACGGTTGACTAGAACCTTTCCCCAGAGCCACAAGCTTGTGCTTGAGACGGCGATCGCGCAGATAGGCAACCACCTCCTCTGCCCGTTTTTGACTCAGCCTTTGATTAGAGTTAACACCACCAGTTCCAGAGGTATGACCAATCACTCGTACAGCAACTGTTTGCTCGTTGAATTCTGCAATTTCCTGAGCCAGCTTATTCAGCGTTTGCTTGCCTTTAGCAGTGATCTCCATAGAGGCGGTTGCAAATTCCACCTCGTCCTGCACTTGCAAGTTGCCGATATTAGGAGCATTTTCAATCTGGTTAGCATTGAAAGTGGAAGTGGAAGCAATCTCTTGCCCTTTGCCAACGAGTCTGTCTGCTAGTTCGGGATTATCGGTACGTACTAATTTAATCAGATTTTGGGTGTTTTCTGCCGCTTTCCCAATCAATGCAGAGGCATACAGCTCCTTGGGCTTCTCGGGAACCTCATTCATCCTGCCTACTAGCGTCAGCACCGCCGCAGTAGACTTAATTCGTTTATCTAGGGTTCCATCCGTCAGCCAGTCTTTAGCTTGAATGGAGGTAAAAAAGTCAATGCCTTGCAAAACTGCCTCAGCGTCAGGTACGGAGAGCTTGCCATCCTTAGCAATTTGCGCCTGCAATTGCGAAGTATCGCGGATAACGGCATCAATATGGCGGTAATAAGCTGCTAGAAATTCTGAAATCTTCTCAGGTTGAGACTCGATCAGGCGGTTGGAGGCAACAATCACATCTACAATTGTTCCTGGTGCATCTTTACTGGATAATACCACCGTATAGCCCTTCTGCCGAGCTTGGGTAACGTAAGGCTCCCAGAGTACGGCAACTGCGACATTCTGATTGGGGTCTTGCAACACCTTCCAGGCATCGGAAGCATCTGCCACCTTATTCACTTGGAAGCTTGACAGCTTAAAAGCCTCAAATTTGGTACTTAACACCAGTGCCAGGTACTCGCTGGGGGTGTCGCCAGCAAAGGTAATTGTCAACTGCTGTCTATTGTCACGTGCTACCAACTGGCTCAGATCC
The sequence above is a segment of the Mastigocladopsis repens PCC 10914 genome. Coding sequences within it:
- a CDS encoding phosphate ABC transporter substrate-binding/OmpA family protein, which codes for MNKRTNQVVLILALNVFGFCCLVFGSFWLMNKIKLPSISSDVENTSEKNKLTLLGDTFSGYSTFRSQAFQEAVKKVGLNLRYEDEFDQTKRVQRLNQGQADLLVTTLDQFLKQKPQGKIVGLIDRTVGADAVILNTKKYPNLKSLLDLSQLVARDNRQQLTITFAGDTPSEYLALVLSTKFEAFKLSSFQVNKVADASDAWKVLQDPNQNVAVAVLWEPYVTQARQKGYTVVLSSKDAPGTIVDVIVASNRLIESQPEKISEFLAAYYRHIDAVIRDTSQLQAQIAKDGKLSVPDAEAVLQGIDFFTSIQAKDWLTDGTLDKRIKSTAAVLTLVGRMNEVPEKPKELYASALIGKAAENTQNLIKLVRTDNPELADRLVGKGQEIASTSTFNANQIENAPNIGNLQVQDEVEFATASMEITAKGKQTLNKLAQEIAEFNEQTVAVRVIGHTSGTGGVNSNQRLSQKRAEEVVAYLRDRRLKHKLVALGKGSSQPLPGISVNDPRNQRTEIRLVRVN